Proteins encoded by one window of Alphaproteobacteria bacterium:
- a CDS encoding dihydroneopterin aldolase, which produces MKIMTDQYEKTPPDETWKILIRDLTVRARVGIYAHEMDIEQDLLINLTCDYRAPAPKTTGDHRTDVSQVFCYDQLIQKIKAILRQDHIYFLETLAQMITKECLRDPRAQAVTVRIEKPDALPNTKYVGVEIQRFSS; this is translated from the coding sequence ATGAAAATCATGACCGATCAATACGAAAAAACTCCACCGGATGAAACATGGAAAATTCTGATTCGTGATTTGACCGTGCGTGCCCGCGTTGGAATTTATGCGCATGAAATGGACATAGAACAGGACCTGTTGATTAATTTAACCTGTGATTACAGGGCACCAGCGCCAAAAACCACTGGCGATCACCGCACAGATGTTTCGCAAGTTTTTTGTTATGATCAGTTGATTCAAAAAATAAAGGCAATCTTACGGCAAGATCATATTTATTTTCTCGAAACCCTGGCTCAAATGATAACCAAGGAATGTTTACGGGATCCCCGTGCGCAAGCCGTCACCGTGCGCATAGAAAAACCAGATGCCCTACCCAACACAAAATATGTTGGTGTGGAGATTCAACGATTTTCATCATAA
- a CDS encoding polysaccharide deacetylase family protein: MIELGLKIDVDTERGTRIGVPRLLSLFKDFGIKATFLFSLGPDNTGRAIKRIFRPGFFAKVSRTSVLKVYGIRTLCNGVLWPGPHIANKHASIMKRAQDEGHEVGIHCYDHIRWQDHLHAMTTSEVAEEVNKAHRTFLDVFGFKAQTMGAAGWQTSKHSLVAYDQHDLLYASDARGEKAFFPRVDDHVFKTLQIPTTLPTLDELIGRPDYPTNCLVDHYRSLMKPQQLNTFTLHAELEGMAYFDWFQSFLKRCQVDTVSMGPLAPMVEQLLRQKDKIPVLPLVQGTVDGRSGLLATHGSLAR, translated from the coding sequence ATGATTGAACTAGGCCTAAAAATTGACGTTGATACAGAACGGGGAACCCGCATTGGGGTTCCAAGGTTACTATCCCTGTTTAAGGATTTTGGGATTAAGGCGACTTTTCTGTTTTCCCTTGGCCCCGACAACACAGGCCGGGCCATTAAGCGGATCTTTAGGCCAGGATTTTTTGCAAAAGTCAGCCGCACAAGCGTTTTGAAAGTCTATGGCATTAGAACGCTATGTAATGGTGTGCTGTGGCCCGGACCCCATATCGCGAACAAACATGCATCCATTATGAAGCGCGCCCAAGACGAGGGTCATGAGGTTGGAATCCACTGCTACGATCATATTCGCTGGCAGGATCATCTGCATGCTATGACGACATCCGAAGTCGCCGAAGAAGTCAACAAAGCCCACCGGACATTTCTGGATGTTTTTGGTTTCAAGGCTCAAACGATGGGTGCGGCCGGATGGCAGACATCAAAACATAGCTTGGTGGCATACGATCAGCATGATTTGCTGTATGCAAGTGATGCCCGAGGAGAAAAGGCTTTTTTTCCTAGGGTTGATGATCACGTTTTTAAAACACTACAGATCCCAACCACGCTACCCACGTTGGACGAATTGATTGGCAGACCAGACTATCCAACCAATTGCCTTGTGGATCATTATCGATCCCTGATGAAGCCCCAGCAATTGAATACGTTTACCCTGCATGCGGAACTAGAGGGGATGGCCTATTTTGATTGGTTTCAATCTTTTTTGAAACGATGCCAGGTGGATACTGTTTCAATGGGACCCCTCGCTCCCATGGTGGAACAATTGTTGCGTCAAAAAGATAAAATTCCTGTATTGCCCCTGGTTCAGGGAACGGTTGATGGGCGCTCTGGATTGCTTGCGACCCATGGATCTTTGGCTAGATGA
- the thyX gene encoding FAD-dependent thymidylate synthase, translated as MPLSPDQKQEIDDLQAEQSFTRRATVPEMEQILYQAFPVLDHGFIRVVDYMGDDAAIVQAARVSYGRGTKKITEDRGLINYLMRHRHSTPFEMCEIKLHVKLPMFVARQWIRHRTANVNEYSARYSIMDREFYIPAPEHLAAQSTTNNQGRGQILSGDHAEKVLDILRDDATRAYDHYEYFLNDGESDQGRPGLARELARMNLPVNFYTQWYWKIDLHNFMHFLSLRADEHAQYEIRAYAIIMLDILKRWVPLTYQAFMDYRVGGVHLSAKAMEVVRCKLRGENIDQATSGLGQREWQELLLALEK; from the coding sequence ATGCCTCTATCTCCTGACCAAAAACAAGAAATCGATGATCTGCAAGCAGAACAATCCTTTACAAGGCGTGCCACTGTTCCGGAAATGGAGCAAATCTTGTACCAAGCCTTTCCCGTGCTGGATCATGGCTTTATCCGTGTTGTCGATTACATGGGGGATGATGCCGCCATTGTTCAGGCTGCGCGCGTTTCCTATGGTCGGGGTACGAAAAAAATCACTGAAGATCGCGGATTGATCAATTATTTGATGCGTCACCGGCATTCCACCCCGTTCGAGATGTGCGAAATTAAATTGCATGTCAAGCTACCCATGTTCGTGGCGCGACAATGGATTCGCCATCGCACAGCAAATGTAAACGAATATTCAGCGCGGTATTCGATTATGGACAGGGAATTTTATATCCCCGCACCCGAACATTTGGCGGCCCAATCCACAACAAATAACCAGGGCCGCGGTCAGATTTTATCGGGCGACCATGCGGAAAAGGTTCTGGATATTTTGCGGGATGATGCAACGCGTGCGTATGATCATTATGAATATTTTCTAAATGATGGGGAATCGGACCAAGGTCGCCCGGGGTTGGCGCGTGAATTAGCCCGCATGAACCTGCCGGTGAATTTTTATACCCAATGGTACTGGAAAATCGACCTTCATAACTTTATGCATTTTTTGAGCCTGCGGGCTGACGAACATGCGCAATATGAAATCCGTGCCTATGCGATTATTATGCTTGATATCCTGAAACGGTGGGTTCCGTTGACATATCAGGCATTCATGGATTACCGGGTGGGCGGCGTTCATCTGTCAGCCAAAGCCATGGAGGTTGTTCGATGCAAATTGCGGGGCGAAAACATTGATCAAGCCACAAGTGGTCTGGGGCAACGTGAATGGCAAGAATTGCTTCTTGCATTAGAAAAATAG
- the obgE gene encoding GTPase ObgE, whose amino-acid sequence MKFLDEAKIYIQSGDGGAGSMSFRREKFIEYGGPDGGDGGKGGSVYALAVDNLNTLIDYRYQQHFRGQMGRGGAGRNRTGAHGEDVILKVPVGTQIFDEDKETLIIDMVEPGQKFLLLRGGDGGFGNSHYKTSTNQTPKRANPGWPGAERWTWLRLKLIADAGLIGLPNAGKSTFLSVVTRAKPKIADYPFTTLHPQLGVVYCAGEEFVLADLPGLIENAHQGTGLGHRFLGHVERCGVLLHLIDGTQEDVGLAYTTIRRELELYHPDLPKKAEVIALNKCDSLTDEEIKEKTDILRSLSQKDSGNTKIFQISAIAQKGVSEVLKELLTFIHNSKVDHASIS is encoded by the coding sequence ATGAAATTTCTGGACGAGGCAAAAATATACATCCAATCTGGTGACGGTGGTGCCGGAAGTATGAGTTTTCGCCGGGAAAAATTTATAGAATACGGCGGCCCAGATGGGGGTGATGGCGGCAAAGGGGGCAGCGTGTATGCTCTGGCTGTTGATAACCTCAACACGCTGATTGATTACCGGTACCAGCAACATTTCCGGGGCCAAATGGGACGTGGTGGCGCAGGGCGTAACCGAACAGGTGCCCATGGCGAGGATGTTATTCTAAAGGTCCCCGTTGGAACCCAGATCTTTGACGAAGACAAAGAAACGCTAATCATTGATATGGTCGAACCGGGGCAAAAATTTTTGCTTTTGCGTGGTGGCGATGGCGGATTTGGTAACAGCCATTACAAAACATCAACCAATCAAACCCCAAAGCGTGCGAACCCTGGTTGGCCGGGTGCAGAACGGTGGACATGGCTTCGTCTTAAATTAATTGCAGATGCGGGTCTTATTGGGCTGCCCAATGCTGGAAAATCCACGTTTTTGTCCGTTGTTACGCGGGCAAAGCCCAAGATCGCTGACTACCCCTTTACCACCCTCCACCCCCAGCTGGGTGTTGTCTATTGCGCAGGCGAGGAATTTGTTTTAGCAGATTTGCCCGGGCTTATTGAAAATGCCCACCAGGGAACCGGTTTGGGGCATCGTTTCCTGGGGCACGTGGAACGGTGCGGCGTGCTGCTGCATTTGATCGACGGAACCCAGGAAGATGTTGGCTTGGCCTATACAACGATTCGCCGGGAATTAGAGCTGTACCACCCTGACCTTCCTAAAAAAGCAGAGGTGATCGCCCTCAATAAATGTGATAGTCTGACTGATGAAGAGATCAAAGAAAAAACGGATATATTGCGATCCTTGAGTCAAAAAGATTCCGGCAACACAAAGATTTTTCAGATTTCCGCGATTGCCCAAAAAGGCGTTTCGGAAGTTTTGAAAGAGCTTCTAACGTTTATCCATAACAGCAAGGTTGATCATGCCTCTATCTCCTGA
- a CDS encoding extracellular solute-binding protein → MKKMLSVFILMTLALIAYCYYPFYQTPEIRFRYSLRGDLGQALEEIVNDFNRDHPQYKVVLEYGGSYTDSFVKTCQEKRSQRPQLLMVAEFNTVTLKKQEKDYIPLCHLIDINTSDFVPVVKESCTFRDKDGKKILHSLPFNCSTAILYYNRDIFKKVGLPDRAPETWEEMEQYAKKLKDSGYTAFTTTWPAAYLLEHFSVTHDIPYATQKNGYEGDNPKLLLNTKPFVEQLEHFADWQKKGFYIYGTRNVETAEDKFIKQECAMLLQGQHRLVFLKDKGGFDVGVGTYPYWKKLTPKGPYALNIGGTSIWALREQPSLEGTKAFLTYLASEKIQTFWHKRTGYLPITLPAYEKTKTSSFYGTNPAAYMAVKQVIERQNQNLPNGIHIQNYANLRDKVMDAIEDVLLKDKPAQETLDKLVADQSH, encoded by the coding sequence ATGAAAAAAATGCTGAGCGTTTTTATTTTGATGACTTTAGCGTTAATTGCTTATTGTTACTATCCATTCTACCAAACACCAGAAATTCGTTTTCGGTATTCTTTGAGGGGGGATTTGGGACAAGCTTTAGAGGAGATTGTTAATGATTTCAATCGTGATCACCCACAGTACAAAGTTGTTCTTGAATATGGCGGCAGCTATACTGACAGTTTCGTTAAAACATGTCAGGAAAAACGGTCACAAAGACCCCAGCTGTTAATGGTCGCCGAATTTAATACTGTTACCCTAAAAAAACAGGAAAAAGATTATATTCCCCTTTGTCATTTAATTGATATCAATACGTCTGATTTTGTTCCGGTTGTCAAAGAATCTTGTACATTTAGAGATAAAGATGGAAAAAAGATACTGCATTCGTTGCCATTTAATTGTTCGACGGCAATTTTATACTACAATAGGGATATATTCAAAAAAGTTGGCCTTCCTGATCGGGCACCAGAAACCTGGGAGGAAATGGAGCAGTATGCGAAAAAACTAAAGGACAGCGGATATACGGCATTCACAACCACATGGCCAGCTGCTTATTTGTTGGAACATTTTAGTGTTACCCATGATATTCCCTATGCAACACAGAAAAATGGGTATGAAGGGGATAACCCCAAGCTGTTACTGAACACAAAACCATTTGTCGAACAACTTGAACACTTTGCTGATTGGCAGAAAAAAGGATTTTACATTTACGGAACACGCAACGTTGAGACGGCTGAAGATAAATTTATTAAGCAGGAATGTGCCATGTTGTTACAAGGGCAACATCGTCTTGTTTTCCTGAAAGACAAAGGCGGATTTGATGTTGGCGTTGGTACATATCCCTATTGGAAAAAACTCACCCCCAAGGGCCCCTATGCATTAAACATCGGGGGAACATCGATTTGGGCACTGAGAGAACAGCCTTCGCTTGAGGGAACCAAGGCGTTTTTGACATATCTTGCAAGCGAGAAAATCCAAACCTTTTGGCATAAGCGTACAGGATATCTGCCAATTACGCTTCCGGCCTATGAAAAAACAAAGACCTCTAGTTTTTATGGCACCAATCCTGCTGCCTATATGGCTGTAAAACAAGTCATTGAGCGCCAAAACCAGAATTTACCCAACGGTATCCATATACAAAATTATGCAAATCTGCGGGATAAAGTCATGGATGCGATTGAAGATGTTTTATTAAAAGACAAACCTGCGCAAGAAACCCTTGATAAGCTTGTTGCCGATCAATCACATTAA
- the nusB gene encoding transcription antitermination factor NusB: MTSSKSSFSPRRSARLAAVQALYQLDQSQDQLNKIVAEFITYRFPNKREGDFHYFKPDVELFKSLTNGVTGNLKEIDELIESNLMQNWRLERLPNVMLNLLRAACFELKYESLVPTPVIINEYIEITKDFFPDTESSFVNGILDVISKKVREI; the protein is encoded by the coding sequence ATGACATCGTCAAAAAGTTCATTTTCCCCAAGACGGTCGGCTCGTTTGGCAGCCGTTCAAGCTTTATATCAGCTGGACCAAAGCCAAGATCAGCTTAATAAAATAGTTGCTGAATTTATTACCTATCGATTCCCCAATAAACGTGAGGGCGATTTTCATTATTTTAAACCGGATGTTGAACTTTTTAAGTCCTTGACTAATGGTGTAACAGGCAACCTGAAAGAAATTGATGAGCTTATCGAAAGCAATCTGATGCAGAACTGGCGTCTAGAGCGACTTCCCAATGTTATGCTCAATCTTTTAAGGGCGGCTTGCTTTGAATTAAAATATGAATCCCTTGTGCCAACGCCGGTGATCATCAATGAATACATAGAAATCACCAAAGATTTTTTTCCAGATACCGAATCGTCTTTTGTCAATGGTATCCTGGATGTGATCTCTAAAAAAGTTCGTGAGATTTGA
- a CDS encoding MarR family transcriptional regulator produces the protein MKESYFESVVMIERLHRLFLEVIKIELERFETRDINNVQALVLYNIGKNQLTVGELTNRGYYLGSNVSYNLRKMVQNKYVVQIPSPHDKRSSHVKLSQKGLDLYARLDIVLADHSTILEKGSVQRDEMGAFCKILRKLETFWTGLLTR, from the coding sequence ATGAAAGAATCTTACTTTGAATCAGTCGTAATGATTGAACGTCTCCACAGATTATTTCTGGAGGTGATTAAAATTGAACTGGAACGTTTTGAAACACGTGACATTAATAACGTTCAGGCGCTTGTTTTGTACAACATCGGAAAAAACCAATTAACCGTTGGGGAACTAACAAACCGTGGATATTATTTGGGGTCAAATGTTTCCTATAATTTACGGAAAATGGTTCAAAATAAATACGTTGTGCAAATTCCATCCCCCCATGATAAACGATCAAGCCACGTGAAATTATCGCAAAAGGGATTGGATCTTTATGCGCGGTTGGATATTGTTTTGGCAGACCATTCAACTATCCTTGAAAAGGGATCCGTTCAGCGGGATGAAATGGGCGCGTTTTGCAAAATCCTCAGGAAACTAGAGACGTTCTGGACGGGTCTTTTGACACGCTAG
- a CDS encoding RNA methyltransferase, translated as MHIILLETQLAENLGAVARAMGNFGLTSLRLVNPRVSPADPKAIAMAVGADAILSNAPIYSCLSDATADLTSLFGTTAIEREMIKRYYSPRRFAEWSQQQESNHPRIGLLFGPERTGLSNDDLAKCNGVIHIPVCPEFSSLNLGQAVVVIGYEWFCAHSHCHHEDSHLHLGDTSLATHQQVAFFLNALEQKLDTARFWRVAHKKPIMWRTIQNIFQRTDLTEQEVRTLHGIVDALTKQT; from the coding sequence ATGCATATTATTCTTTTGGAAACGCAGCTTGCTGAAAACCTGGGGGCCGTGGCGCGGGCAATGGGCAATTTTGGGTTAACCAGCCTTCGATTAGTCAATCCAAGGGTATCCCCAGCTGATCCAAAAGCGATCGCAATGGCTGTTGGGGCCGACGCTATTCTGTCGAACGCACCAATTTATTCATGTTTATCAGATGCAACCGCTGACCTAACTTCGCTTTTTGGGACAACGGCAATTGAACGGGAAATGATCAAACGGTATTATTCCCCCCGGCGTTTTGCCGAATGGAGCCAGCAACAAGAAAGCAATCATCCCCGCATAGGACTGTTATTTGGGCCAGAAAGAACGGGCCTTAGTAATGATGACTTGGCAAAATGCAACGGCGTGATCCACATTCCGGTTTGCCCGGAATTTTCATCGCTCAACCTGGGACAGGCGGTCGTCGTCATCGGATATGAATGGTTTTGTGCCCACAGCCATTGCCACCATGAGGATAGCCATCTTCACCTGGGCGACACTAGCCTTGCAACCCATCAACAGGTGGCCTTTTTTCTGAACGCCCTCGAACAAAAACTGGACACCGCCCGGTTTTGGCGGGTTGCCCATAAAAAGCCCATCATGTGGCGAACGATCCAAAATATCTTCCAGCGTACCGATTTAACAGAACAAGAAGTCAGAACATTGCACGGTATCGTTGACGCCTTAACCAAACAAACCTAA
- a CDS encoding peptidoglycan-binding protein, with protein MFTNSRRNRHTPMDIWPGFVDALATLLMVIIFVLMAFLVAQLYLADALSGRDASLASMTQKMESLTQSLRDEKHEHRKYETKSKELEELLVVVNKQLTALGVDLSTEKLQTKQAAEHNESLQSQIALLSAQLKDLGDALTTSESKTKNQNEQIADLKTKLDTAVAEKLAELKQLKGAQTELESENAKNKATKRLGEYRSEFFSKLQKAVGNRSDMRVVGDRFVFQSEVLFAQSSPELEGEGKKKLDQLADALKEISQKIPTDLKWVLRIDGHTDKLPIHTSQFPSNWELSSARAISVVKYLIEKGVNPKNLVAAGFGEHQPLIEGGDTQELARNRRIEFKLDQR; from the coding sequence ATGTTCACAAACTCTCGTCGGAACCGTCATACGCCAATGGATATTTGGCCTGGATTTGTGGATGCGTTGGCCACACTTTTGATGGTTATTATTTTTGTGTTGATGGCGTTTTTGGTGGCCCAGCTTTATTTAGCAGATGCGCTAAGCGGTCGGGATGCATCGTTGGCCAGCATGACACAAAAGATGGAAAGCTTGACGCAATCCCTTCGTGATGAAAAACATGAACACAGGAAATATGAAACAAAAAGCAAAGAATTAGAGGAATTATTGGTGGTTGTAAATAAACAATTGACTGCCCTTGGGGTTGATTTATCCACAGAAAAACTTCAAACAAAACAGGCTGCCGAACACAATGAATCCCTACAAAGCCAAATCGCCCTGTTGTCTGCTCAATTGAAAGACCTGGGCGATGCGCTGACCACAAGTGAATCCAAAACAAAAAATCAAAATGAACAAATTGCCGATTTAAAAACCAAACTGGACACAGCTGTAGCTGAAAAATTGGCAGAATTAAAACAACTTAAGGGCGCGCAAACTGAATTGGAATCAGAAAACGCAAAAAATAAAGCCACCAAACGCCTTGGGGAATATCGATCTGAATTCTTTTCAAAGTTGCAAAAGGCCGTGGGAAATCGTTCCGATATGCGAGTTGTTGGCGATCGTTTTGTGTTCCAGTCAGAGGTTTTGTTTGCGCAATCCTCCCCAGAATTAGAGGGGGAAGGCAAGAAAAAGCTGGATCAATTGGCGGATGCCCTCAAAGAAATCAGTCAAAAAATCCCAACGGATCTTAAATGGGTTTTGCGTATTGATGGGCACACGGACAAGCTTCCTATTCATACGTCGCAGTTTCCATCCAACTGGGAGCTATCTTCGGCACGCGCGATATCAGTTGTGAAATACCTGATTGAAAAAGGGGTGAATCCAAAGAATCTTGTGGCGGCAGGGTTTGGGGAACATCAACCGCTGATCGAGGGTGGCGATACACAGGAATTGGCCCGCAACCGACGCATCGAATTTAAATTGGACCAACGCTAA
- a CDS encoding ATP-binding protein — translation MQRDTYLGSIRNYFNSHPIVALVGPRQCGKTTLARQFAKQSTEVHFFDLEDSRDQAALKNPHLAFGDLSGLIIIDEIQRLPELFPTLRVLVDERRDRRFLILGSASRDLIKQSSETLAGRIAYIEVHPFSLLEVPNITQLHLLGGFPSSYLYPETAFRWLEQYIRTFLEQDIPNLGFSIPAVTMRRFWTMLAHYHANTFNASEIGRSLGISDHTVKNYLDILSGTFMVRQLYPWFANIGKRQTKKPKIYFCDSGIFHHLMDIHSHEQLLKNPKFGASFEGFALEQVIRIFDKRTEDCYYWGIHQEGELDLLIFHQGQKIGFEFKVNDAPSATSSMYKAIEYLNLDKLYVIYPGIKTYKLSEHIEVLPLKNLASIAGTKKITS, via the coding sequence ATACAACGCGACACCTATCTGGGGTCTATCCGTAATTACTTTAACAGTCATCCAATTGTTGCCCTTGTTGGACCACGCCAATGTGGCAAAACAACCTTGGCACGTCAATTTGCCAAACAATCAACCGAGGTCCATTTTTTTGACTTGGAAGACAGTCGTGATCAGGCCGCCCTAAAGAATCCTCACCTAGCCTTTGGGGACCTAAGCGGCCTTATCATTATTGATGAAATTCAACGCTTACCCGAATTATTCCCAACCTTACGCGTACTAGTAGACGAGAGAAGAGACAGAAGATTTCTCATACTAGGAAGCGCATCACGTGACCTAATAAAACAATCTTCTGAGACGTTGGCAGGTAGAATTGCCTATATTGAAGTTCACCCATTTTCCTTGCTAGAGGTACCCAATATCACACAACTTCATTTGCTTGGGGGATTTCCGAGTAGTTATCTTTACCCTGAAACTGCCTTTCGGTGGCTAGAACAATACATCAGGACCTTTCTGGAGCAAGATATTCCAAATCTAGGGTTTTCCATACCAGCCGTTACAATGCGTAGGTTTTGGACAATGCTTGCCCATTACCATGCCAACACATTTAATGCGTCAGAAATAGGTCGCTCGCTTGGAATCAGTGACCACACAGTCAAAAATTATTTGGATATTCTTTCTGGAACATTTATGGTTCGTCAGCTTTATCCTTGGTTTGCGAATATTGGAAAACGTCAAACAAAAAAACCCAAAATTTATTTTTGTGATTCCGGAATATTCCACCACCTTATGGATATTCATTCCCATGAGCAATTATTAAAGAATCCAAAATTTGGAGCTAGCTTTGAAGGGTTTGCCCTGGAACAGGTTATTCGAATTTTTGATAAAAGGACTGAGGACTGCTATTATTGGGGCATTCATCAAGAGGGCGAGCTCGACTTGTTAATTTTTCATCAGGGCCAAAAAATTGGCTTTGAGTTTAAAGTCAATGATGCCCCAAGCGCAACCTCATCCATGTATAAAGCTATTGAATATCTAAACCTTGACAAATTGTATGTTATTTATCCAGGGATTAAGACATATAAACTTTCTGAACATATCGAAGTGCTTCCCCTTAAAAATTTAGCAAGCATAGCTGGCACCAAGAAAATAACTTCTTGA